GCTCCACCACGCGAACGCCGCGGCCACGACGGCGCTGACGGCCAGCACGACGGGCGAGACGGCGAAGGTGAGATCCACAGTGTGAGCGAGAGGAGGCGAGCGAAACGGAGAGAGGCGGTCGTCAGTGCGCCGGTCGGCCAGTCGTCGGTACGTCGGCCCTCAGCGTGCCGGTGGGTCCGCCTCGGCGTCGAGGCGGGTGGGGTCGGCTCAACGGCGCACCGACGACTGGCGCACGGAACACCGACCTACCGGGCGAGGGCCGAGCCGTCGAACGCGCCGGGGAGGAGCGCCGCCGGTGTCGTGATCTCGGGCTCGTCGGCGCCCCGCCAGATGACGACGGCGCAGTCGGGGGCGAGCTCGGCGATGACCTGCCGGCAGCCGCCGCAGGGCGTCCCCCCGGGCGCCTTGGCGCAGGCCACGTAGAGCCGGCGGATCGGCCCGAGCCCGGCCGCGCGCGCGCCGACGAGCGCCGTCCGCTCCGCGCAGAGCCCGCGCGTCCAGTCGCCGGCGACCTCGACGTTGGCGCCGAGCACGACGCGCCCGGCCTCGTCCTCGACGGCCGCGCCGACGGGGAAGTTCGAGGCGGGCACCGCGGCCCGGCTCGCGGCGTCGAGAGCGAGGGCCACGCCGGCCGCCGCGTCGGGCGGCGGCCCCACATCGAGCGTCAGCCCGACCGGCTCGCCGACGACCGGCAGTGCGACCGCCTCGGCGACGGCGAGGTCGGGGTCGTCGAGGCGCCACGTGCCGCCCGCGGCATCGGTGATTTCGCCGAGCGCCGCGGGGCCGAACGGCCGGCTCTGCGCGACGGCGATGGCAGTCTGGCCGGCGAGGGCCGCGAGCGACAGCGCG
This sequence is a window from Rubrivirga marina. Protein-coding genes within it:
- a CDS encoding cytidine deaminase — protein: MPDRLRAHAQAAAARSYVPYSGAPAGAAVLLDDGRWVAAPRTENASFPLTITALQGALSLAALAGQTAIAVAQSRPFGPAALGEITDAAGGTWRLDDPDLAVAEAVALPVVGEPVGLTLDVGPPPDAAAGVALALDAASRAAVPASNFPVGAAVEDEAGRVVLGANVEVAGDWTRGLCAERTALVGARAAGLGPIRRLYVACAKAPGGTPCGGCRQVIAELAPDCAVVIWRGADEPEITTPAALLPGAFDGSALAR